From Streptomyces yatensis, one genomic window encodes:
- a CDS encoding LLM class flavin-dependent oxidoreductase, with product MIDVPLSALEVAMVQTGTRAVDTLRDTTAFAQRLDALGYHRLWYAEHHHSPAIGAFPPVVLTAHAAASTSAIRLGSGGVLAPNHAPIMLAEQFGTLAALHPDRIDLGIGRGPGTFDETTARALRRGAGPTTDDEYRDDVAATLRFLVEEVALGTLPEPWLLASSNGGAALAARLGLPMAFAHHIRPDNTLAALDHYRAHFAPSPWCASPRVLVCVETICAETEEEAARLSGPMNVVKAGLLKGHSEVPFPSPEEASEHPFTAEERAGVTAFGAHQAYGTPETVLRRLTEVAKATGAEELMLVTPVYSLAARLRSYELVKQHAATA from the coding sequence ATGATCGATGTGCCGCTCTCCGCGCTGGAAGTCGCCATGGTCCAGACTGGTACGCGAGCCGTGGACACGCTCCGTGACACCACTGCCTTCGCCCAGCGTCTCGACGCCCTCGGCTACCACCGACTCTGGTATGCTGAGCACCACCACTCCCCCGCCATCGGCGCCTTCCCACCCGTGGTCCTGACCGCCCACGCGGCCGCGTCGACCTCGGCCATCCGCCTGGGCTCCGGAGGCGTACTCGCCCCCAACCACGCCCCCATCATGCTGGCGGAACAGTTCGGCACCCTCGCCGCGCTGCACCCCGACCGGATCGACCTGGGCATCGGCCGCGGCCCCGGCACCTTCGACGAGACCACGGCCCGGGCACTGCGGCGTGGCGCCGGGCCGACGACGGACGACGAGTACCGGGACGACGTGGCGGCGACGCTGCGGTTCCTGGTCGAGGAGGTCGCGCTCGGCACGCTCCCGGAGCCGTGGCTGCTGGCCTCCAGCAACGGCGGTGCGGCGCTCGCCGCGCGGCTCGGCCTGCCCATGGCCTTCGCCCATCACATCCGTCCCGACAACACGCTCGCCGCGCTCGACCACTACCGTGCGCACTTCGCCCCCTCCCCGTGGTGCGCGAGCCCCCGGGTGCTGGTGTGCGTGGAAACCATCTGCGCCGAGACCGAGGAGGAGGCGGCGCGGCTGTCCGGCCCGATGAACGTCGTCAAGGCCGGGCTCCTCAAGGGGCACAGCGAGGTCCCGTTCCCCTCGCCCGAAGAGGCGTCGGAGCACCCCTTCACCGCTGAGGAGCGGGCGGGGGTCACGGCGTTCGGGGCCCATCAGGCGTACGGCACGCCCGAGACCGTCCTGCGGCGGCTGACGGAGGTGGCGAAGGCGACCGGCGCGGAGGAGCTGATGCTGGTCACACCGGTCTACTCGCTGGCCGCCCGCCTGCGCAGTTACGAACTCGTCAAGCAGCACGCCGCCACGGCGTAG
- a CDS encoding PPOX class F420-dependent oxidoreductase, translated as MAATLDEITRAWLQEPRFWHVATLNPDGSPQLTPMWADLEDGLVVINTSAGRIKEENLRRDPRVSLCCMDTEDPYHRVEIRGRAVRFVEGEPGVHVMDRLARKYLGTETFPWLAPGEVRVAVYIEPHHVHRVVGVEKFRPGVLPDA; from the coding sequence ATGGCTGCCACCCTGGACGAGATCACCCGCGCTTGGCTTCAGGAACCCAGGTTCTGGCACGTGGCCACCCTGAACCCGGACGGGTCGCCGCAGTTGACCCCGATGTGGGCCGATCTGGAGGACGGCCTGGTGGTGATCAACACCTCGGCGGGCCGCATCAAGGAGGAGAACCTTCGGCGCGATCCCCGGGTGTCACTGTGCTGTATGGACACCGAGGATCCGTATCACCGGGTGGAGATCCGGGGCCGTGCCGTCCGCTTCGTCGAGGGGGAGCCCGGCGTGCACGTCATGGACCGTCTCGCGCGGAAGTACCTGGGCACGGAGACCTTCCCCTGGCTGGCCCCCGGCGAGGTGCGCGTGGCGGTGTACATCGAGCCGCACCATGTCCACCGCGTCGTCGGCGTCGAGAAGTTCCGGCCCGGAGTGCTGCCGGACGCCTGA